The genomic window TCCATGGTGTCGTCGACGCCGAACACGAGCGGCACGAGCAGGAACCCGACCACGGTGGCGGCACCGCCGACCACGACGACGTCGCGCACGAGCGCGGCATCGTCGACCCCGCGGAGCCCGACGAGGATCAGGAAGAGGAGCGCGGCGATGCCGAGGCCGTAGATCAGGCCCACCACGATCCCCACGACCTGCCACGTGCTGCGCCGGAAGATGTTCCCGAGCAGCCGCAGCTTCAGTCGGAGAAGCTGTGCAACCATTCCATGCCTTCCGCAGCCTTGCGTCCGCCGGCGAGCTCGACGAAACGGTCCTCGAGCGTCTGGCCGCCGCGCACCTCGTCGAGCGTGCCCGAGGCGAGCACGCGGCCGCCGACGATGATCGCCGCCGAGTCGCACACGCGCTCGATCAGGTCCATGCCGTGGCTCGAGAGGAGCACCGTGCCGCCTCCGGCGACGTAGCGCTCCAGGATGTCGGTGAGGTTCGCCGCGGAGACCGGGTCGACCGACTCGAACGGCTCGTCGAGCACGAGCAGGCGCGGCGAGTGGATCATCGCGCAGGCGAGCGCGATCTTCTTCGTCATGCCGGCCGAGTAGTCGGCGACGAGGCGGTCGAGGGCGTCCTCGAGCCCGAAGGCGGCGGCGAGGTCGGCGCTGCGCTCGAGCACGGTCCGATGGTCCAGCCCGCGCAACGAGCCCGCGTAGTAGAGGAGCTGCGCGCCCGTGAGCCGGTCGAACAGGCGCAGGCGGTCGGGCAGGACGCCCGTGATCCGCTTGGCCTCGCGCGGCTGCTTCCACACGTCGATGCCGTGCACGTGCACCGTGCCCGCGTCGGGCCGCAGGAGGCCGGTCGCCATCGACAGCGTCGTGGTCTTGCCGGCGCCGTTCGGGCCGACGATGCCGTAGAACGATCCCGCGCGAACCTCGAGCGAGATCGCGTCGACCGCCGTCGTGTCGCCGAAGCGCTTCACGAGCCCCTCGATCGTGAGCACGCGCGCCGCGTCGGCGGACGGGGCGGGCCTGGCCACGCGCAG from Agromyces aurantiacus includes these protein-coding regions:
- a CDS encoding ABC transporter ATP-binding protein: MTTDTTAAERSPRRPESSEPAVGTAGAAAAVVAAAAKAVVDPAPEAVAEPQAAAEPPVVAEPEMAAEPEAVAEPEQATATDVLAGPEVVAEPEVVAEPEVAAEPEASAASEPARAADAASVAATTMTDPIASEVEPDPVATEVESDSTAPEAPASVAPDDRAVGAERGVAVIPVTSATKPAPRKKRTLRVARPAPSADAARVLTIEGLVKRFGDTTAVDAISLEVRAGSFYGIVGPNGAGKTTTLSMATGLLRPDAGTVHVHGIDVWKQPREAKRITGVLPDRLRLFDRLTGAQLLYYAGSLRGLDHRTVLERSADLAAAFGLEDALDRLVADYSAGMTKKIALACAMIHSPRLLVLDEPFESVDPVSAANLTDILERYVAGGGTVLLSSHGMDLIERVCDSAAIIVGGRVLASGTLDEVRGGQTLEDRFVELAGGRKAAEGMEWLHSFSD